One stretch of Arachis duranensis cultivar V14167 chromosome 1, aradu.V14167.gnm2.J7QH, whole genome shotgun sequence DNA includes these proteins:
- the LOC107487782 gene encoding uncharacterized protein LOC107487782: protein MEIEHKAYWAVKRCNMDLTQAGVARKLQLEELECLRNEVYENARIYKEKTKAFHDHHIRKKEFQEGDEVLLYNSRLRFMPGKLRSRWERPFKVKEIKPYGVVELFDPKSEASFKVNRYRVKKYHGYKLPKELEVFLLADAPREGEA, encoded by the coding sequence ATGGAAATTGAGCACAAAGCCTATTGGGCAGTAAAGCGGTGCAACATGGATTTGACCCAAGCTGGAGTTGCCAGGAAATTGCAGCTAGAGGAGCTCGAGTGTTTGAGGAACGAAGTGTATGAGAATGCCCGGATTTACAAAGAAAAGACTAAAGCATTCCATGACCATCACATCCGGAAGAAGGAGTTCCAAGAAGGTGATGAGGTTCTCCTCTACAATTCGAGGCTTCGTTTCATGCCTGGCAAGCTCCGCTCTAGATGGGAAAGACCTTTCAAGGTGAAGGAGATAAAGCCCTATGGAGTGGTGGAGTTGTTTGATCCTAAAAGTGAAGCAAGCTTCAAGGTGAATAGATATAGAGTGAAGAAGTACCATGGCTACAAGCTCCCAAAAGAGCTAGAGGTGTTCCTATTGGCGGATGCACCTAGAGAAGGAGAAGCTTGA